GGCGCACGCTCCGCTGAGGCACGAGCGCAGCTGCGGGATCAGCCGCAGCGCCCAGCCGGGCCTGCTAGATCACGTAGAAGTCAGCGGCGTCCGGCAGCTCTGCCGGGGCACCGCGGCGCGGGCGGCCGTGCGCGGGGATGCCGGTGAGGGTCGTCCACGGCGGGGCGGAGTGGACCACCACGGCGTTCGAGCCGACGGCGCAGTCGTGGCCGAGTTCGATGTCGCCGAGCAGCTTCGCCCCGGCGCCGATGACGACGCGATCCCCGATGGTCGGGTGGCGCTTGCCGCCCTGGTGCCCGGTGCCGCCGAGCGTCACCCCGTGGTAGATCAGCACATCGTCGCCGATCTCCGCCGTCTCTCCGATCACCACACCCATGCCGTGGTCGATGAAGAGCCGACGGCCGATGGTCGCTCCGGGGTGGATCTCGATGCCGGTGGTGAACCGCGTCAGCTGCGAGATCGCTCGGGGGAGGAACCTCAGCCCCCGCTTCCACAGCCGGTGGGAGAGCCGATGCCACCACACCGCGTGCAGACCGGAGTAGATGAAGAAGACCTCCGCGGATCCGCGCGCCGCGGGATCGTGCGCGCGCGCAGCGGCGATGTCCTCGTGGAGGCGGGAGAAGAGTGCCACGGGAGTCCTTCGGGTGGGCGTGCGGGAGGGAACGCAGAGCGGGGCCCGCGAGCGTCGACTCGCGGGCCCCGTCGTTCGATTAGACCGCGAGGTCCTCGAAGAGCACGGTGGAGAAGTACCGCTCGCCGAAGTCGGGCACGACCACGACAATCTTCTTGCCGGCGTTCTCGGGGCGCTTCGCGACCTTCACCGCGGCCCAGACGGCCGAGCCGCCCGAGATGCCCGCGAGGATGCCCTCGTCGGTGCCGAGCGCGCGAGCCTTCGCGATCGAGTCGGCGAGGGTCACGTCGATGACCTCGTCGTAGATCTCGCGATCGAGGATGTCGGGCACGAAGTTCGCGCCGAGACCCTGGATCTTGTGCGGGCCGGCCTTGCCCTCGGTGAGCAGCGGGGAGTCGATGGGCTCGACCGCGACGACCCGGATCTCGGGGTTCTGCTCCTTGAGGAAGCCGCCGGCGCCGGTGATGGTGCCGCCGGTGCCGATGCCCGCGACGAAGATGTCGATCGTGCCGTCGGTGTCGTTCCAGATCTCGGGGCCGGTCGTGGCGCGGTGGATCGCGGGGTTGGCCGGGTTCGCGAACTGCTTCGCCAGCACGGCTCCGGGAGTGTTCGCGGCGATCTCCTCGGCCTTCGCGACGGCACCCTTCATGCCGAGGGGGCCCTCGGTGAGCACGATCTCGGCGCCGTAGGCGGCGAGCAGCTTGCGGCGCTCGACGCTCATGGTCTCCGGCATGGTGAGGATCACGCGGTAGCCGCGAGCCGCACCGACGAACGCGAGCGCGATGCCGGTGTTGCCGCTCGTGCCCTCGACGATCGTGCCGCCTTCCTTCAGCTCGCCCGAGGCCTCCGCCGCGTCGATGATCGCGATGCCGATGCGGTCCTTGACGCTGCCCGCGGGGTTGTAGAACTCGAGCTTCGCGTAGACCTCGGCCTCGGCGCCGTCGGTGACGCGGTTGAGCCGCACCAGAGGGGTGTTGCCGAATGCCTGCGTGATGTTCTCGTACGTCCGTGCCATGGTGCAAGTCCTCCTGAAGTGTCGCAACAAAACCTCCTCAAACTATAGCGTGGAGTTATTCGAGGAGTCCGGGAAGGTTATGGTCTGCGACGGTCTGTGACAGGGATCGCGGTGCGGGGCTCTGCCCGCGGTGCGCGGCCCGGACTGCCCGCTCCCGCGCGTCTGCACAGCGCCCGCGTCTGCACAGGGCCCGCGTCTGCACAGCGCCCGAGTCTGCACAGCGCGCGCAGCGCTCGCGCGCCCGCCCGCCTGCCTGCCGCGCGCCAGAAACAGAGATCTGCACTCACGCAGAGGGATCTGGCGCTCCGGCTCAGCGCGAATGCAGATCTCTGCGGTTATGCGGAGCGCGGGAGCGAACTGCAGCTGCGAGTGCCAGCTGCGGGGCCCTGTGGCAGAGTGGAGCGGTGCACGCCGAGCTGAACGACCCGAACGACCCGAACCACCCGAACGACCTCGCCGACCTGCTCTCGGAGGTCCGCGGACGCCTGGGGGAGGCCGGCATCGAGGATCCCGCCGCCGACGCTGAACTGATCGCCGGGCACGTGCTCGGCGTCTCCCGCGGCCGCTTGCAGGCGCTCGCGATCATGGGCACCGCCGTCGAACCGGGGCAGGCCGAGGCGATCGGGGATCTCGCGGGGGAGCGCGCGCGCCGGATCCCGCTCCAGCACCTCACGGGCCGAGCCCCGTTCCGGGGTCTCGAGCTTGCGGTCGGACCTGGCGTGTTCGTGCCGCGGCCCGAGACCGAGTCGGTCGCGCAGTTCGCGATCGACGCGCTGCGCGGGGTGCCGGATCCCGAGCCGCTCGCCGTGGACCTCTGCACCGGCAGCGGAGCCCTCGCGCTGGCGCTCGCGCACGAGGTACCCACGGCGCGCGTGTGGGCGGTGGAGAAGAGTCGCGAGGCGCACGCCTGGGCCGCGCGCAACGTCGCCGAGTGGGGCGACGGGCGCGTCGAGCTGATCCTCGGCGACATCGCCGAGTTGGAAGCTGCTGATGTTGACGCGGAAACCGACGCGGACGCACCCGCACCCGCCGCCGCTGACGCAACGGTTGGCGTAGACGCCACCGCCACCGCACCCGCCGCACCCCAGACCCCCCTGACCCGCGCGTTCACCCCGCTCCGCGGGCGGATCCACGTCCTCGTCTCGAACCCCCCGTACGTGCCGAGCGACATGGTGCCGCGCGATCCCGAGGTGCGAGACCACGATCCCGAGCTGGCCCTCTACGGGGGCGCCGACGGACTCGATCTCGTCCGCGTCATCAGCCGCATCGGTCGGCGACTCGTCGTGGCGGGCGGCACGCTCGTGCTGGAGCACGCGGAGCTGCAGGGGCGCGCGATCCGGGATCTGCTCGCCGCCGACGGCTGGCGGTCGCCCGCCACCCACCCGGATCTCACGGGTCGGGATCGCACGACGACCGCGGTGAACGGGGAGCTGCCGGGCATCGTGCCCTAAACTAGCCAGTTATGGCCGAGGTGTTTGATTGCTCTGAGAATTCGCAGCTGCTGTCGGGGACCCGCACGGCCCGGCAGGCACTGGGGCGCGGCGAGCTCGTCGTGCTGCCGACGGACACGGTCTACGGGGTGGCCGCCGACGCGTTCAACCCGGCGGCCGTGCAGAAGCTCCTCGACGCGAAGGGCCGCGGACGCCAGTCGCCGCCGCCCGTGCTGATCCCGAACACGGCGA
Above is a genomic segment from Leucobacter rhizosphaerae containing:
- the cysE gene encoding serine O-acetyltransferase → MALFSRLHEDIAAARAHDPAARGSAEVFFIYSGLHAVWWHRLSHRLWKRGLRFLPRAISQLTRFTTGIEIHPGATIGRRLFIDHGMGVVIGETAEIGDDVLIYHGVTLGGTGHQGGKRHPTIGDRVVIGAGAKLLGDIELGHDCAVGSNAVVVHSAPPWTTLTGIPAHGRPRRGAPAELPDAADFYVI
- the cysK gene encoding cysteine synthase A codes for the protein MARTYENITQAFGNTPLVRLNRVTDGAEAEVYAKLEFYNPAGSVKDRIGIAIIDAAEASGELKEGGTIVEGTSGNTGIALAFVGAARGYRVILTMPETMSVERRKLLAAYGAEIVLTEGPLGMKGAVAKAEEIAANTPGAVLAKQFANPANPAIHRATTGPEIWNDTDGTIDIFVAGIGTGGTITGAGGFLKEQNPEIRVVAVEPIDSPLLTEGKAGPHKIQGLGANFVPDILDREIYDEVIDVTLADSIAKARALGTDEGILAGISGGSAVWAAVKVAKRPENAGKKIVVVVPDFGERYFSTVLFEDLAV
- the prmC gene encoding peptide chain release factor N(5)-glutamine methyltransferase, whose protein sequence is MHAELNDPNDPNHPNDLADLLSEVRGRLGEAGIEDPAADAELIAGHVLGVSRGRLQALAIMGTAVEPGQAEAIGDLAGERARRIPLQHLTGRAPFRGLELAVGPGVFVPRPETESVAQFAIDALRGVPDPEPLAVDLCTGSGALALALAHEVPTARVWAVEKSREAHAWAARNVAEWGDGRVELILGDIAELEAADVDAETDADAPAPAAADATVGVDATATAPAAPQTPLTRAFTPLRGRIHVLVSNPPYVPSDMVPRDPEVRDHDPELALYGGADGLDLVRVISRIGRRLVVAGGTLVLEHAELQGRAIRDLLAADGWRSPATHPDLTGRDRTTTAVNGELPGIVP